In Bradyrhizobium symbiodeficiens, the genomic stretch ATGGAGACGATGGTGAAGCCGATCTCGCTGGAGCCCTTGAGCGCCGCTTCCATCGGCGTCATGCCCTGCTCGAGATGGCGTACGATGTTCTCGATGACCACGACGGCATCGTCGACCACGAAGCCGACCGCGATCGACAGCGCCATCAGCGAGAGATTGTCCAGGCTGTAGCCGAGCACGTAGAGAACCGCGAACGTGCCGATCAGCGCCAGTGGAACCGTGATCGCCGGAATGACGGTGGCCCAGAAATTCCGCAGGAACAGGAAGATGACCATTACCACCAATGCGACCGTCAGCATCAGGGTGAACTGGACGTCGGAGACCGCGGCGCGGATGGTGGCGGTTCGGTCGGCGGCGATCGTCACCTTGATCGCCGGCGGAACGGAGGCCTGCAGCTGCGGCAGCAGCTTCTTGATCCGGTCGACGGTCTGGATCACGTTGGCACCGGGCACGCGCTGGACTGCCAGAATGATGGCGCGCTCTTTGCCGTACCAGCCGGCCAGCAGGTCGTTCTCGGGTCCTTCGATCGCCGTGCCGATATCGCGTATGCGCACCGGCGAGCCGTTGCGGTAGGCGATGATGAGGTCCTCATAGGCGGAGGGCTTGAGCAGTTGATCGTTGGTGTTCAACGTATAGGTGACGCGCGGGCTGTTGAGCGTGCCCTTCGGCAAATCGACATTGGCGCCGGCGATCACGTTGCGGACGTCTTCGAGGCCGATGCCGCGGGCGGCGAGCGCCTGCGGATTGACGCGGACACGGATTGCGGGCTTCTGCTGGCCGCCGATGCCGACCAGGCCCACGCCCGGCACCTGCGAGATCTTCGGCAGCAGGATGTTCTCCGCGTAGGCGTCGACCGTGGTCAGCGGTAATGAGTCCGACGTCAGCGCGATCAGCATGATCGGCGTCTCGGCCGGGTTGACCTTCCTGATCGTCGGCGGGTAGGGGATGTTCGGCGGCAGGAAGGGGCTCGCGGCGTTGATCGCGGCCAGCACGTCGACCGCGGCGCTGTCGACCGTGCGCGACAGCTCGAACTGCACTGTGAGCTGTGCCACGCCGAGTGCGCTGGACGAGGTGAGCTGGGTGATGCCGGGAATCTGGCTGAGCTGCTGTTCGAGCGGCGTGGCCAGGGACGACGCGATCGTGCCGGGGTCGGCGCCAGGCAGTTGCGCCGAGATCTGGATGGTCGGGTAGTTGACGTTCGGCAGCGCGCCGACCGGCAGCAGCGGATAGGCCGCAAGGCCGCACAACAGCAAGCCGGCCATCAGCAGGGCAGTCGCGATCGGCCGCAGGATGAAGGGCGCGGAGAGGTTCATGGGAGCGCGTCCTGCACGGCGCTTTGCAGATCGGCTTCGCGTGCCGCCTTGCCGTGCAGTTCTCTGACGCGGCTTCCTTCGGTCAACCGATACTGGCCATCGACCACGACGACGTCGCCCGATTTCAAGCCCCGATCGATCAGGGCCTGTCCGTCGCTGATCTCGACCACGTGAACGGGGCGCAAGGTAGCTGTCTGATCGGCAGACACGACGTAGACATAGCTGCCGTTCGGACCTTGCTGAACTGCCGATCCCGCCACCGTCAGGGCATCCTTGCGGGTCTCCAGCAGCAGGCGCGCGTTCACCAGCTGCCCTGGCCATAGCCGGTGCTCATGGTTCGGGAACACCGCCTTGAGCTGGACGGTGCCAGTGGTCCCCGCGATCTCGTTGTTGACCAGCAGCAGCGTGCCCTCATCGAGCTTCATCTTGTTGTCCTGGCTGTAGGCGATGACCTTCAGCGCTCCCTTCGCGGCCTGCTCCTGGATTGCGGGCAGATCCGCCTGCGGCAGGGTGAACAGCAGCGAGATCGGTTCGATCTGGGTGACGACGACCAGACCGTTCGGATCGGTCGGATGAATCACATTGCCGACGTCGATCTGGCGGACACCCGTGATGCCGGGGATCGCCGACGTCAGGCGCGTGTAGCTGAGCTGGACATTGGCCTGATCGATTTGCGCCTCGTCGGCCTTCACGGCGGCCTTGAGCTGCGCCACCTGCGCCGTCTGCGTCTCGATCAGTTGCGGGGTCGCATAACCCTTGTCGCCGAGCTGATTGTAGCGAGAAAGATTGGCCTCGGCGTTCACGAGCTGCGCCTGGTCCCGGTCGCGGTTCGCCGTCAACTGCTCGATCTGTGCCTCGTAAGGACGAGGATCGATTTGGGCGAGCAGGTCGCCGGCTTTGACGGTCTGGCCCTCGGTGAACGCGATCTTGACGATCTGTCCCTGAATCTGGCTGCGCACCACGTCGGTGTTGTAGGCGATCACCGTGCCGATGCCGCGCAGATAGATCGGAACATCCTTGCCGGTGACGGTGGCAGCAACCACTGGCACGGCGGCGGGCAGCGGCGCGGCGGTGACGATCGGCTTCTTGTCGCCACCGAAAAGCCAGAAGCCTCCGCCGATCACGATTGCGGCGAGAGCAACGAGTGCAATGGTGAGGCTCCGTTTCACGGCGATGATCCTCCTTGATCTCCGGGATTGCCGGAGCCGTTGATTGAACTCGTGCTGCCCACGGAGTCGGGGCCGGGCACCGGCACGAACGAACTGATTCCGGCGCCGCCGAGCTCGGTGGATCCGAGCGGAATCCCGACGCTTCCGACTGTCGATGTCGAGGGAGGCAAGGCTGACTGGGTCGTCAAGCCGTTGGGGCAGGCAAGTGACGAGCTTCCGGAGAGGCCGCCGCCGTCGAACAGGGCTCCCGATGATCCGGGATTGCCTGATGCGGCGCAGTTCGTCGTGCCTTGCAATGGCGTGATCGGAGATACGCCCGGCGTTGCAATTTCAGTCGAGCCCAGCGGAATGCCTTCAGGCCGTGTCGAACCCATGTTGAGCGGCGAGGTCGAGAGCATTCCGATCGATGGTGGCATCGTCGGCAGTGCCGTTTGCGCAATAACCGCTGCGGCGGGCAGCCATATCAGGCTAAATGCAAGAGCCGCACCCAGAAGCATCGATGTAAACCGGCGGTATTTGGACCTGTTCGAGGAGGGCTGTTCTCGCATGGGCTGCTCCGGATTCCTTCATTGCGCGGAACGATAGGGAACGGCCGGCGTGCCGGTATTCCCTGAACGCACGTCCCGCTGTCTGGCCGCACGATCGCAAAGGCATCCCCTCCGGAATCATTGTGGCGCCTGCTGGAGCAGTAGCGTCGCCTCGGACAGCTCGCGGCGGCACCTGGCGATGTCGCCGGAACCGTCCGCCGCCCGCGCGCGATCGAGGGCATCGAGCGCGAGCCGAAGATGCGCTCCCCTTGCGCCTTCCGCTTGCGCCAGAGATCGCGGCGTGGGCTGATCACCGCGTAGTGCCTCGAGGCTCTCCGGACTCCAGCCATTTGCGTCTGCATTCTTCTCAATGGCGGCGTCCAGCTGTGCCTGGACACGCCCGATCGAATCCTCGCAGGACGCTGCATGGACCGGAGTTGCCGCATTCAGGAGGACTATAAGGGCAGCTGCGATCCGGATGAGTGAATTCGGTGTCATTGTCGATCCCTGCGCCATCGTCGATCGGTTCGACCTGTGGCTTCTGCGGAAGACGATGGCAGTTCTGGTCTTCGCGACGTCGTGACTCTCCGCACGCATGGCATCTGCTCCGCTCGAAGTGCACGGCCTAAGTAGGTCGCGTCCGGAGGATGTGCGAGTGGCCGCCGTTGTGACGAGCAGTTTTCGGCGTGCGAAGTGGCAAGGGCCGTTGCTTGCCGAAATACGCAGGCCAGCGGCGGAACTAGTGTCGCGTCATTCCAACCCGGAGTAATCCCGACATGAAGCACCCCAACGCTGGTCTGGCCTTTGCCGCCGCTCTCTATCTGTTCGCGACCGTTGCTCCCGCACGCGCAGAACCCCTGAAGAACATCGTCCTGGTGCACGGGGCTTGGGTGGATGCGTCCGGCTGGAAGCCGGTCTATGAGATCCTCACCAAGGAGGGTTTCCGCGTCACCATGGTGCAGGAGCCCGAGACGTCGTTCGCCGACGACGTCACGGCGGCGAAGCGCATTCTCGATCAACAGGACGGTCCGACACTCCTCGTCGGCCACAGCTATGGCGGCTCCATCATCACTGAAGCCGGAGTCCATCCCAACGTCGTCGGTCTCGTCTACGTCGCCGCGCACGCGCCCGAGGTCGGCGAAGATGAATCGGCGCTGGGCAAGAAGACGCCGAGCGTGCTCGGCAAGACCGAGGGCGTCATCAAGGTCACCCCCGACAAGTTCACCTATCTCGATCCCGTGCAATTCCCGAAACTGTTCGCGCCCGATCTGCCGCGTGAGCGCGCCGAGTTCGTCGCTCGCTCGCAAGTCCCGGCTGCGGCGCAGGTCTTCAGCACGCCGCTCACTGCGGCCGCATGGAAGACCAAGCCGAGCTGGGGCGTCGTGGCCGGTAGCGACCAGATCATCAATCCGGATCTCGAGCGCTGGTACTATGAGCGCGCCAAGAGCCAGATCACCGTCATCCCCGGCGCCAGCCACTCGGTCTTCGAGTCGCATCCGAAGGAAGTCGCAACTGTGATCACTCGCGCCGCGCGCAGCATTGATCAACAGGCTGCGCGCTAGTCACGTATCTTGCCGGTCCTGACGCACGGCCGGCGAAGGGAAGGCCGGCGGGAGAGACAACACTTCCGCCGGCCTGACTTCCCCGAAGTGTTTCATGAACGTGATCGAGATGACCAGCGCGAGACGCGGACCGGTCCGTGACCTTAGGCGCGCCGAGGAGCAATGGCTATGACGAGCTGGCAGAACAACCGCGCCACGCGTGACGCCCGCATTGCCGCAGGCTCTGCGCTCGCCCGTGGCAAGGTCGTGGCAGCCCAAGACGTGACGCGCCTGTTCGAGGCCGTGGTCCGGCCGGGCGATCGGATCTGCCTGGAAGGCGACAACCAGAAGCAGGCCGATCTGCTCAGTCGCGCGCTGCTGGCGGTCGACCTGTCAAAGGTCAACGATCTGCACATGGTGCAGTCGGGTGTCGTTCTGCCCGAACATCTGGACCTGTTCGACCGCGGCGTCGCCAAGCGGCTCGACTATGCCTATTCCGGGCCCCAATCGGCGCGGATCGCGCGTATGTTGTTCGGCGGCAAGATCGAACTTGGCGCGGTTCATACCTATCTCGAACTGTTCGCCCGCTACTTCATCGACCTCACGCCGCACGTCGCCCTGATCGCCGCCGTCAGCGCCGACCACGCGGGAAATCTCTACACCGGCCCGAACACGGAGGACACCCCGACCGTGGTCGAGGCGACGGCGTTCAAGGACGGCGTCGTGATCGCCCAGGTCAACGACATCGTCGACACCGTCCCGCGGGTCGACATCCCGGCGGACCGCGTCCACTTCATCGTCAAGGCCGACAAGCCGTTCTTCGTCGAGCCGTTGTTCACGCGCGATCCCGCCGCGATCACGGAAGGCCAGATCCTGACCGCGATGCTCGCGATCAAGGGCATCTACGCGCCCTATGGCGTGCAGCGCCTCAATCACGGCATCGGCTTCAGCACCGCCGCGATCGAGCTCCTGCTACCGACATTCGGCGAGAGGCTGGGGCTGAAAGGCAGGGTCGCGACGCACTTCGCGTTGAATCCGCATCCCGCACTCATTCCCGCCATCGAGTCCGGCTGGGTGCGGCAGATCCACTCGTTCGGCTCGGAGGTCGGCATGGACGACTACATCCGGGCCAGGTCCGATGTCTATTTCACCGGTCCCGACGGCTCGCTGCGTTCCAACCGCGCCTTCTGCCAGACCGCCGGGCTCTATGCCTGCGACATGTTTATCGGTTCCACCCTGCAGATCGATCTGCAGGGGAATTCGTCGACCATCACCACCTCGCGCATCGCGGGCTTCGGTGGCGCTCCGAACATGGGGGCGGATGCCCGCGGGCGGCGTCATCCGAGCGAGCCCTGGCTGAAGGCCGGAGCGGAGGCCGATCCCGACAGTCCGGCGCCGCTACGCCGCGGCCGCAAGCTGGTGGTGCAGATCGGTGAGACTTTCGGCGACAAGAACGTGCCGCTGTTCGTCGAGAAACTCGATGCGATCGAGCTTGCGGAGAAGCTGAAGCTCGATCTTGCGCCGGTCATGATCTATGGCGACGACGTCACGCACATCGTCACCGAGGAAGGCATCGCAAATCTCTTGATGTGCCGCACCGCGCAGGAGCGCGAGCAGGCCATCCGCGGCGTTGCCGGCTACACCGACCCCGGCCGTCGGCGGGACCATGGCATTATCTCGCGCCTTCGCGAGCGCGGCGTGATCCGCCGGCCGGACGATCTCGGCATCAATCCGCTCGATGCGGATCGCAGCCTGCTGGCGGCGCGCTCGATCAAGGATCTCGTGCGCTGGTCAGGCGGCTTGTACGCACCCCCGTCGAAATTCAGGAACTGGTGAGGACGCGCCATGGAAGATCTCAGCTTTCGACACCCGGTTCGCGCCCGCGCAAGCGGTGCCAGGCGAACTGCGATTGTCGGCGTAGTTGCCTCGGGCAATCTGGAAGTGCTGGTGGAGCGCGTTTTGCCGGATGCGGAATGCGTGGTCGATATCAGGACCGCGGCGATGGGCTTCGGCGAGATATGGAGTGCCGTGATCGGGGATTTCGTCGAGCATTATTCTCCTGGCGGGCTGAAGTTCTCGATCAACGACGGCGGCGCGCGTCCCGATACGGTCTCGCTCCGGTTGGCGCAGGCGGTGCGATTGATCGCGGGGGAGGGCCAATGACTGCTCCGCTCAAGGACATCACTCCGGCCGAACGGGCCCGCGGCACCAGCTTCTACGAGGCGTCGGCTCGCACGCGGCTGGAGCTGCTGCTCGATGTCGGTAGCCTCGTCGAGTTCATCGGGCCCGAGCAGCGCGAGGTCAGTCCGCATCTGAAGATATTCGATCTTCCCGAGCAGTTCGACGATGGCATCGTCGTCGGTCACGGCCGCCTCGACGGCTCGCCCGTGTTCTTCGCGGCTCAGGAGGGCCGTTTCATGGGCGGCGCGTTCGGCGAGGTGCACGGCGCCAAGCTGACAGGGCTGCTCCGCGCTGCGCGCCAAATCGGCTCGATCCCCGTCCTGATCCTGCTCGATACCGGCGGCGTCAGGTTGCAGGAAGCCAATGCCGGTGAGCTTGCCATCGCCGAGATCATGCGTGCTGTGATGGAAGCCCGTGCCGCCGGCGTGAAGGTCATCGGTCTGATCGGCGGCAGATCTGGATGCTATGGCGGCGGTGGTCTCATCGCAGGCTGTTGCTCTGCGCTTGCCGTATCGGAGCCGGGGCGCATCGCCGTG encodes the following:
- a CDS encoding efflux RND transporter periplasmic adaptor subunit, which produces MKRSLTIALVALAAIVIGGGFWLFGGDKKPIVTAAPLPAAVPVVAATVTGKDVPIYLRGIGTVIAYNTDVVRSQIQGQIVKIAFTEGQTVKAGDLLAQIDPRPYEAQIEQLTANRDRDQAQLVNAEANLSRYNQLGDKGYATPQLIETQTAQVAQLKAAVKADEAQIDQANVQLSYTRLTSAIPGITGVRQIDVGNVIHPTDPNGLVVVTQIEPISLLFTLPQADLPAIQEQAAKGALKVIAYSQDNKMKLDEGTLLLVNNEIAGTTGTVQLKAVFPNHEHRLWPGQLVNARLLLETRKDALTVAGSAVQQGPNGSYVYVVSADQTATLRPVHVVEISDGQALIDRGLKSGDVVVVDGQYRLTEGSRVRELHGKAAREADLQSAVQDALP
- a CDS encoding alpha/beta hydrolase; its protein translation is MKHPNAGLAFAAALYLFATVAPARAEPLKNIVLVHGAWVDASGWKPVYEILTKEGFRVTMVQEPETSFADDVTAAKRILDQQDGPTLLVGHSYGGSIITEAGVHPNVVGLVYVAAHAPEVGEDESALGKKTPSVLGKTEGVIKVTPDKFTYLDPVQFPKLFAPDLPRERAEFVARSQVPAAAQVFSTPLTAAAWKTKPSWGVVAGSDQIINPDLERWYYERAKSQITVIPGASHSVFESHPKEVATVITRAARSIDQQAAR
- the mdcA gene encoding malonate decarboxylase subunit alpha, which produces MTSWQNNRATRDARIAAGSALARGKVVAAQDVTRLFEAVVRPGDRICLEGDNQKQADLLSRALLAVDLSKVNDLHMVQSGVVLPEHLDLFDRGVAKRLDYAYSGPQSARIARMLFGGKIELGAVHTYLELFARYFIDLTPHVALIAAVSADHAGNLYTGPNTEDTPTVVEATAFKDGVVIAQVNDIVDTVPRVDIPADRVHFIVKADKPFFVEPLFTRDPAAITEGQILTAMLAIKGIYAPYGVQRLNHGIGFSTAAIELLLPTFGERLGLKGRVATHFALNPHPALIPAIESGWVRQIHSFGSEVGMDDYIRARSDVYFTGPDGSLRSNRAFCQTAGLYACDMFIGSTLQIDLQGNSSTITTSRIAGFGGAPNMGADARGRRHPSEPWLKAGAEADPDSPAPLRRGRKLVVQIGETFGDKNVPLFVEKLDAIELAEKLKLDLAPVMIYGDDVTHIVTEEGIANLLMCRTAQEREQAIRGVAGYTDPGRRRDHGIISRLRERGVIRRPDDLGINPLDADRSLLAARSIKDLVRWSGGLYAPPSKFRNW
- the mdcC gene encoding malonate decarboxylase acyl carrier protein, giving the protein MEDLSFRHPVRARASGARRTAIVGVVASGNLEVLVERVLPDAECVVDIRTAAMGFGEIWSAVIGDFVEHYSPGGLKFSINDGGARPDTVSLRLAQAVRLIAGEGQ
- a CDS encoding biotin-independent malonate decarboxylase subunit beta encodes the protein MTAPLKDITPAERARGTSFYEASARTRLELLLDVGSLVEFIGPEQREVSPHLKIFDLPEQFDDGIVVGHGRLDGSPVFFAAQEGRFMGGAFGEVHGAKLTGLLRAARQIGSIPVLILLDTGGVRLQEANAGELAIAEIMRAVMEARAAGVKVIGLIGGRSGCYGGGGLIAGCCSALAVSEPGRIAVSGPEVIETNRGVEEFDSRDRALVWRTMGGKHRRLLGAADVFADDTVQDFREAALELLALAGSFGLDRLKAEQQRLADRLRSFGACGDAVDIWTAEGIADAQAIPELPADQFIALANRIGRTRRDAR